The Antarcticibacterium sp. 1MA-6-2 genome has a window encoding:
- a CDS encoding SOS response-associated peptidase produces the protein MEEINAYTFNRTPVITAENKGEIQMFNWGLIPFWAKSDNIKKSTLNARIETATEKPAFRNSVENRCLTIANGYYEWQWLDPKGKQKQKYLIQPKGQEIFAFAGIYSTWKKPDNNELINSYSILTTEANELMSRIHNNKQR, from the coding sequence TTGGAGGAAATTAATGCTTATACTTTTAATAGAACTCCTGTAATAACTGCTGAAAACAAGGGAGAAATACAGATGTTCAATTGGGGCTTAATACCTTTTTGGGCTAAATCTGATAATATCAAAAAATCTACCTTAAATGCTAGAATAGAAACTGCTACAGAAAAACCAGCGTTTAGAAATTCCGTTGAGAACCGTTGCCTCACAATTGCTAATGGTTATTATGAATGGCAGTGGTTAGATCCTAAAGGAAAACAGAAGCAGAAGTATTTAATTCAACCAAAAGGCCAAGAGATTTTTGCATTTGCCGGAATTTATTCTACCTGGAAAAAACCAGATAATAATGAGCTAATAAACTCTTATTCAATTTTAACTACAGAAGCGAATGAGTTAATGAGTCGGATACATAACAACAAACAGCGGTAA
- a CDS encoding transposase, translating to MENGNLKDNYFTTRADCKDCPIKKACIGKSHEKRINITAFREEYERNIERVKSRRGRYMKGKRQGTVEPVFGTLKEFLGLRKVNTIGIRQANKCMHLAAIAYNLKKYLKFTTRKVKSGANALQKCQDAAPSIIKAELMAFQAVLILLFSSQKVFVNRASLA from the coding sequence ATGGAGAATGGAAACTTAAAGGATAACTATTTTACTACAAGAGCAGATTGTAAAGACTGCCCAATAAAAAAAGCCTGCATTGGCAAGAGCCACGAAAAAAGGATCAATATTACCGCCTTTCGGGAAGAATACGAAAGAAATATTGAACGGGTAAAAAGCAGGCGTGGCCGCTATATGAAAGGCAAACGACAAGGCACGGTAGAACCCGTTTTTGGTACCCTTAAAGAATTCCTGGGACTAAGAAAAGTAAATACCATCGGAATTCGCCAGGCCAACAAATGTATGCACCTGGCCGCCATTGCGTATAACCTGAAGAAGTACCTGAAGTTTACCACAAGGAAAGTCAAGTCCGGGGCAAATGCCCTGCAAAAATGCCAAGACGCCGCTCCTTCTATTATAAAAGCTGAATTAATGGCTTTTCAAGCTGTTTTGATCCTCCTTTTTTCTTCCCAAAAAGTGTTTGTGAATAGAGCATCACTTGCTTAA
- a CDS encoding patatin-like phospholipase family protein produces the protein MTSQDRIRIFERLTKEFHQELKGQWRNSSDYTNKGHEWIKKIESEYNDSILVAKLYDVLLSETKHFNNISGERLPESLEYEDFVLVMKGGGIKGLAYVGALEILENHYDFSWYTGTSAGGITAILLGSGHTIDELKEILSKKNFADFKDANCFVAIKNLIIKGGLYEAKSFTKWLEELLAVKLESSTAVRLQDLPKKTTVYASRRDKKALIFSSFEDNTKEKNAAFAARCSMSIPLIFTPQSSEGMRVFDGGTQNNFPVEILLENYPNANFLGLYLGPETYKKEDESYLTELLAIWTEATDFEVLKKYKDNIIVIDPYPIRTTQFKLTDQEKNFLLESGKLAALNFLHRIGRIDKSEYEFASRKKSLEETRGTLVRKRKNKKKWRKRFLIGLFFLLLALIFFLIIN, from the coding sequence TTGACTAGTCAGGACAGGATTAGAATTTTTGAACGATTAACAAAAGAATTTCATCAGGAACTAAAAGGTCAATGGCGCAATAGTAGTGACTATACAAATAAAGGCCATGAGTGGATCAAGAAAATTGAATCTGAGTATAATGATTCTATATTAGTTGCCAAATTGTACGATGTACTTCTAAGCGAAACAAAGCACTTTAATAACATTTCCGGGGAGAGGCTGCCTGAATCTTTAGAATATGAAGATTTTGTGCTCGTAATGAAGGGTGGAGGAATTAAAGGATTGGCTTATGTTGGAGCACTTGAAATATTAGAAAATCACTATGACTTTTCTTGGTATACGGGTACTTCAGCAGGCGGGATAACTGCTATTTTGCTTGGTTCAGGACATACAATTGATGAGCTGAAAGAAATTTTATCTAAGAAAAACTTTGCGGATTTTAAAGACGCTAATTGTTTTGTTGCGATTAAGAATCTTATAATTAAAGGTGGTCTATACGAGGCAAAATCCTTTACAAAATGGCTAGAGGAGTTGTTAGCGGTAAAATTAGAATCATCTACTGCGGTAAGGTTGCAAGACCTCCCGAAGAAGACTACTGTTTATGCAAGTAGAAGGGACAAGAAAGCGTTAATCTTTAGTTCTTTTGAGGATAATACCAAAGAAAAGAACGCAGCTTTTGCAGCACGCTGTAGTATGTCCATACCTTTAATTTTTACACCTCAATCCAGTGAAGGTATGCGGGTTTTCGACGGGGGAACTCAAAATAATTTTCCTGTTGAGATTTTGTTGGAAAATTACCCAAACGCAAACTTCCTTGGGCTCTACCTGGGGCCTGAAACTTATAAAAAAGAAGATGAAAGTTACCTAACGGAACTTTTAGCTATCTGGACGGAAGCCACAGATTTTGAAGTTTTAAAAAAATACAAGGATAACATTATTGTCATTGACCCTTACCCCATTCGCACAACACAATTCAAGCTCACGGATCAAGAAAAGAATTTTCTTTTAGAGAGTGGAAAATTAGCCGCACTAAATTTTCTTCATCGCATCGGGAGAATTGATAAATCTGAATATGAGTTCGCATCAAGAAAAAAAAGTTTGGAAGAAACAAGGGGAACCCTCGTTAGAAAACGGAAGAATAAGAAGAAATGGAGAAAACGGTTTTTAATAGGGCTATTTTTTCTTTTGTTGGCTTTAATATTCTTTTTAATAATTAATTAA
- the deoC gene encoding deoxyribose-phosphate aldolase, translated as MELNKYIDHTILKPTATPLDIKNLCVEAKEHKFFAVCVNGSHVVLAKSMLKGSPVQIAAVIGFPLGAMSTKTKVFEARECIENGADEIDMVINIGWLKSEHFKAVEDEIAEIKKAIGDRILKVIIETCYLTEEEKIAACHAALNAKADFVKTSTGFAAGGATLEDVKLMKNAVRGKLQVKASGGIKDTETAQAFIDAGANRLGTSAGIALITPNEQD; from the coding sequence ATGGAATTAAACAAGTATATTGACCATACAATTTTAAAGCCTACGGCGACCCCTTTAGACATTAAGAACCTATGTGTTGAGGCTAAAGAGCATAAATTCTTTGCAGTTTGTGTAAATGGCAGCCACGTAGTCCTTGCAAAATCTATGTTGAAGGGTTCTCCTGTTCAAATTGCAGCCGTTATAGGTTTTCCTTTGGGAGCAATGAGTACCAAAACAAAAGTATTTGAAGCCCGGGAATGTATAGAAAACGGAGCCGATGAAATTGATATGGTAATTAATATAGGCTGGCTGAAATCAGAACATTTTAAGGCTGTGGAAGATGAAATAGCAGAAATAAAGAAAGCAATAGGTGATCGTATTTTAAAGGTTATCATTGAAACCTGTTATCTTACCGAAGAGGAAAAAATCGCCGCCTGCCACGCTGCACTTAATGCGAAGGCGGATTTTGTAAAGACTTCAACAGGATTTGCTGCAGGAGGTGCAACTTTAGAAGATGTGAAATTGATGAAGAATGCTGTTCGAGGAAAACTACAGGTTAAAGCTTCGGGAGGTATAAAAGATACCGAAACTGCACAGGCCTTTATAGATGCAGGTGCGAACAGACTTGGAACTTCAGCAGGAATAGCTCTCATTACCCCAAACGAGCAGGACTAA
- the glk gene encoding glucokinase, with amino-acid sequence MQDISLKIAAGSTIKFPIDNIDKAEGVVLAGDVGGTKTNIALFRVRNGFLQPLLERTYQTKAYSSFFQLYEDFQKENCPAIDSICLGVAGPVIEGKVSGTNFSWEVDENEIKQRLGIRKVAVINDLEANAYGLALLDLKDLKEIKGGKILPGNAAIISPGTGLGEAGLYWDGKFFHPFPAEGGHCDFSPRNELDVLFWRFLHEEFGRVSWERIISGRGLQNIYRFLLAHHGTQEPEWFKERILNEDPAAVISESARDGNYDLAKESINLFVRYLATETAQLALKLKATGGIYIGGGIMPKILPMVDVELFQSTFMQIGKMHPLMEKIVVNIVLNAHTAKHGTALYATMKLRE; translated from the coding sequence ATGCAAGACATATCCTTGAAGATAGCAGCAGGATCAACTATAAAATTTCCTATTGACAACATTGATAAGGCAGAAGGGGTAGTGCTTGCCGGAGATGTGGGAGGTACCAAAACCAATATTGCTCTTTTTCGAGTTAGAAATGGTTTTCTTCAACCTCTATTGGAAAGAACTTACCAAACCAAGGCCTATTCCTCGTTTTTTCAGCTTTATGAAGATTTCCAAAAAGAAAACTGTCCTGCAATAGATAGTATTTGTCTTGGAGTTGCGGGCCCGGTGATAGAAGGCAAAGTTTCAGGAACAAATTTTTCCTGGGAAGTAGATGAAAACGAGATAAAACAAAGATTAGGAATACGAAAAGTAGCAGTGATCAATGACCTTGAAGCTAATGCTTATGGTCTTGCATTACTGGATCTAAAAGATTTAAAAGAAATTAAAGGTGGAAAAATCCTTCCCGGAAATGCAGCCATTATTTCCCCCGGAACAGGCCTGGGAGAAGCGGGATTGTATTGGGATGGCAAATTTTTTCATCCATTCCCGGCGGAAGGCGGACATTGTGATTTCAGCCCACGGAATGAGCTCGACGTATTATTTTGGAGATTCCTTCATGAAGAATTTGGAAGGGTAAGTTGGGAACGGATCATTTCGGGAAGAGGGCTTCAGAATATTTACCGATTCCTCTTAGCTCATCATGGCACACAGGAGCCGGAATGGTTTAAAGAGCGGATCTTAAATGAAGATCCAGCAGCGGTTATAAGTGAAAGTGCCAGGGATGGTAATTATGATTTGGCCAAAGAAAGCATCAATTTATTTGTAAGATATCTTGCTACAGAGACTGCTCAACTGGCTCTTAAGCTTAAGGCAACGGGAGGGATCTATATTGGAGGTGGTATAATGCCAAAAATTCTTCCTATGGTAGATGTGGAGCTTTTCCAGTCTACCTTTATGCAAATAGGAAAAATGCACCCTTTAATGGAAAAAATTGTCGTTAACATTGTTTTAAATGCACATACAGCCAAACATGGGACTGCTTTGTACGCTACAATGAAATTGAGAGAATAG
- a CDS encoding dodecin family protein, which yields MSIVKVIEVIASSEQSFDDAARNAVKEASKSVKNIKSVYIKEMTANVTDNNIVSYGVNAKISFTVDKLD from the coding sequence ATGAGTATTGTAAAAGTTATTGAAGTGATCGCCTCATCTGAACAAAGTTTTGATGATGCAGCACGAAATGCCGTAAAGGAAGCTTCTAAAAGTGTGAAAAATATTAAATCGGTTTACATAAAAGAAATGACAGCCAACGTCACAGATAACAATATAGTGTCGTATGGAGTCAATGCGAAAATTTCTTTTACAGTAGATAAACTTGATTAA
- a CDS encoding LytTR family DNA-binding domain-containing protein: protein MREKLTCYIIDDEHLAQEILEEYVAKVPFLELKGIFYSPLEAAAQMEQDKPDLLFLDINMPDLDGLSFIPMLNPKPMIILTTAYDQYALKAYDLEVKDYLLKPISFERFYKGVLRLYQESVSQQKPEIKETKIDVPQESDFIFLKVGHRIQKLPIQEIIYIEGMKDYLRIHTAIEKIMTLLSFGKLEELLPSAKFVRVHRSFMVSIDKIDHIEKKRIKISDRIIPISDTYSDGFYKKLKGLQ from the coding sequence ATGAGAGAAAAGCTCACCTGCTATATAATTGATGATGAGCATCTGGCTCAGGAAATCCTGGAAGAATATGTGGCTAAAGTTCCTTTTCTCGAGCTGAAAGGAATATTTTATTCTCCGCTTGAAGCGGCTGCACAAATGGAGCAGGATAAACCGGACCTGCTGTTTCTGGATATTAATATGCCGGATCTGGACGGACTCAGTTTTATCCCAATGCTGAATCCAAAACCGATGATCATACTCACGACAGCCTATGACCAATATGCTCTGAAGGCTTATGACCTGGAAGTGAAAGATTACCTTTTAAAGCCGATTTCGTTTGAACGGTTTTATAAAGGAGTATTACGCCTTTACCAGGAATCAGTTTCTCAGCAAAAGCCGGAAATAAAAGAAACAAAAATTGATGTTCCCCAAGAGTCCGACTTTATTTTTCTGAAGGTGGGGCATCGTATTCAGAAGCTGCCTATACAGGAAATTATCTATATAGAAGGTATGAAGGATTATTTGCGCATTCATACTGCCATAGAAAAGATAATGACCCTGCTGAGTTTTGGTAAGCTGGAAGAACTGCTGCCATCTGCTAAATTTGTAAGAGTGCATCGTTCTTTTATGGTTTCCATTGATAAGATAGACCATATCGAAAAAAAACGGATAAAGATATCAGACCGAATTATACCCATAAGCGATACATACTCAGATGGTTTTTACAAGAAGCTGAAAGGTCTACAATAA
- a CDS encoding sensor histidine kinase, which produces MERIKKIFLRVHVILWILFSLLIALQTTQETVYWFKLTVAILLTSLYVFYSHFFLLTHYSGKKKKGAYFLALAWIILSGPLMYILLHYKKLNTPDLFFEYYMVSLISIILPFIFLGWLARITENLVLNTFKKEQLEKQAVEAELYYLKSQINPHFLFNTLNNIHTLVYKQAPAAPEAVMRLSSLMRYMIYESNSTTVPLSTEMKYLSDYMALQQLRYKNSPIVNFEVEGDIENCHIAPLLFIHLLENAYKHSPARLESGAINLTISVKENTLTFKVENPREKKIANGLEEPGGIGLPNVQKRLQLLYPDQHRLDIKKTEDVFTVEMNITNLHTQVHERKAHLLYN; this is translated from the coding sequence ATGGAGCGAATTAAAAAGATATTCTTAAGGGTACACGTTATTCTCTGGATCCTGTTTAGCCTTTTAATAGCCTTGCAAACCACCCAGGAAACTGTCTACTGGTTTAAGTTAACCGTGGCAATACTGCTGACGAGCCTCTATGTTTTCTACAGCCACTTCTTTCTTCTTACCCATTATTCAGGTAAAAAAAAGAAAGGTGCTTATTTTCTTGCGCTGGCCTGGATTATATTGAGCGGGCCTTTGATGTATATTTTATTGCATTACAAAAAGCTGAATACTCCTGATCTTTTTTTTGAATATTACATGGTGTCCCTCATTTCAATTATTCTTCCCTTTATCTTTCTTGGATGGCTGGCGAGAATTACTGAGAACCTCGTCTTAAATACCTTTAAGAAAGAGCAGCTGGAAAAACAGGCGGTGGAAGCTGAGCTTTATTATTTAAAATCCCAGATCAACCCGCATTTTCTGTTCAACACCCTTAATAATATTCATACATTAGTATATAAACAGGCTCCGGCAGCACCGGAAGCTGTTATGCGGCTGTCCTCATTAATGCGTTATATGATCTATGAATCGAACTCTACCACTGTACCCCTTTCTACAGAAATGAAGTACTTAAGTGACTATATGGCCTTGCAGCAGCTTCGTTATAAAAACTCTCCCATTGTCAATTTTGAAGTAGAAGGAGATATAGAAAACTGCCATATTGCACCGCTTTTATTTATCCATCTTTTGGAAAATGCGTATAAACATAGTCCGGCACGTTTGGAATCTGGTGCTATAAACCTAACAATTTCAGTAAAAGAGAATACCCTCACTTTTAAGGTGGAAAACCCAAGGGAAAAGAAGATTGCAAATGGACTGGAAGAACCGGGTGGAATTGGTTTGCCAAACGTTCAGAAACGGCTGCAATTACTTTATCCTGATCAGCATCGTCTCGACATTAAAAAGACAGAAGATGTATTTACGGTGGAAATGAATATTACTAATCTTCATACGCAAGTTCATGAGAGAAAAGCTCACCTGCTATATAATTGA